A genomic window from Punica granatum isolate Tunisia-2019 chromosome 2, ASM765513v2, whole genome shotgun sequence includes:
- the LOC116196895 gene encoding extensin: MASGSSGRANSGSKGFDFATDDILCSYEDYGNQDSSNGSHSDPGLVTSSGKDFHKSRLARPVYAAPAYSQPEDSLNPDMVAIVDKSMKKYADNLMRFLEGISSRLSQLELYCYNLDKSIGEMRSELNRDHGDADTKLKSLEKHIQEVHRSVQILRDKQELAETQKELAKLQLAQKESSSGTLQSSEERASTPAPETKKTDNASDTSNQQLALALPHQVAPPQSMPPPAQAPPPQNVSQQQAYYLAPAQIPNPAGASQLPHIQYVPSDSQGRPTQLQEVSRIPPPSTQPPVNQSPTMHPFPQYQQQWSQQLPQQAPAQPPPQQQSSVPPQMRAQATQVYSPYPPSQPANPPPPPPSQETLPNSMPMQVPYSGVPPPVSSRAESVPYGYGGPTRIIQQQPPPQPVKGAFGPQPGDGYAAGAQTPVPPGSGYMVYEADGGRPHHQPPQQAHFSQGMYPPPNVPHPNPQANPPNNLMVRNSSHPQFVRNHPYSELIDKLASMGFRGDHVASVIQRMEESGQPVDFNSVLDRLNVHSSQRGWSG, from the exons ATGGCGTCGGGTTCTTCGGGCCGGGCGAACTCCGGCTCCAAAGGTTTCGATTTCGCGACGGACGACATCCTCTGCTCGTACGAGGACTACGGCAATCAGGACTCCTCTAACGGAAGCCACTCCGATCCGGGTCTGGTCACCAGCTCCGGAAAG GATTTTCATAAAAGTAGACTTGCGAGACCAGTATATGCTGCCCCTGCCTACAGTCAACCAGAGGATTCTCTTAATCCAGATATGGTTGCTATTGTTGACAAGAGCATGAAAAAATATGCTGACAACCTCATGCGGTTTCTCGAGGGAATAAGTTCTCGACTCTCACAGCTGGAGCTATACTGCTACAATCTCGACAAGTCGATTGGAGAAATGCGGTCGGAATTGAATCGAGATCACGGGGATGCAGATACCAAGCTCAAGTCACTTGAGAAACATATTCAAGAG GTCCACAGATCAGTCCAGATCCTTAGGGACAAGCAAGAACTTGCTGAGACTCAGAAGGAACTAGCCAAGCTTCAACTTGCGCAGAAAGAGTCTTCTTCAGGCACTTTGCAGTCCAGTGAGGAGAGAGCTTCAACGCCTGCTCCGGAAACCAAGAAGACTGACAATGCGTCTGATACATCAAACCAACAATTAGCTCTGGCCCTGCCCCACCAAGTTGCTCCACCACAATCAATGCCTCCGCCTGCACAAGCCCCCCCTCCTCAGAATGTGTCCCAACAACAGGCTTATTATCTGGCCCCGGCTCAGATACCAAATCCAGCAGGTGCCTCTCAGCTTCCTCATATTCAGTATGTGCCCTCTGATTCTCAGGGTAGGCCAACACAATTGCAAGAGGTTTCCCGGATACCACCACCATCAACACAGCCTCCAGTGAATCAGTCGCCAACTATGCATCCTTTCCCTCAGTATCAGCAGCAGTGGTCCCAGCAGTTACCCCAACAAGCACCGGCACAGCCACCGCCACAGCAGCAATCATCAGTGCCACCCCAAATGAGGGCCCAAGCCACCCAAGTTTACTCTCCCTACCCACCAAGCCAGCCTGCAAACCCACCCCCGCCGCCGCCTTCACAAGAAACCCTTCCCAACAGCATGCCCATGCAAGTGCCATACTCAGGGGTCCCGCCTCCAGTGTCTAGCCGTGCCGAGTCTGTGCCTTATGGGTATGGAGGGCCCACAAGAATCATTCAGCAGCAACCTCCACCACAGCCTGTTAAGGGAGCCTTTGGACCACAGCCTGGTGATGGATATGCTGCTGGCGCCCAAACTCCGGTCCCTCCAGGTAGCGGGTATATGGTGTACGAAGCTGACGGGGGGAGACCCCACCATCAACCTCCTCAACAGGCTCACTTCTCCCAGGGCATGTACCCCCCACCAAATGTCCCTCACCCGAATCCACAGGCAAATCCTCCTAACAATCTCATGGTTCGAAATTCAAGCCACCCGCAGTTTGTCCGGAACCATCCCTATAGCGAGCTGATTGATAAACTTGCGAGCATGGGCTTTAGGGGCGATCATGTGGCGAGTGTGATACAGAGGATGGAAGAGAGCGGGCAGCCTGTGGATTTCAACTCTGTACTCGACAGGTTGAATGTGCATTCTTCTCAGAGAGGGTGGTCTGGGTGA
- the LOC116196896 gene encoding cytochrome P450 714C2-like yields MQHPYHSSRQKKEHSQAQMTMVSSTATVLLSVFLVGLTCLAIYLSHLFWLKPQRFRNKLRRQGIHGPAPSFFFGNIPDVKKIHSEMAQKRAQQGQNTDPISNDYMSQLFPHIDKWTDDYGSVFTFTLGNMVVVCLGDLDAVKDFCQNRSPEFGRSSYIKNSRGVLFGDGIITAKGASWVQQRKIINPEFFPDKVKGMMKMMIESVTQLMGKWEAKVEGGGGIATLQVDEDLRNLSAEVISKTCFGNNYSHGMEIFSKMLEILDLLSKQYSSVGIPGQKYMPTKTNREVWRLGKEVKKSIMNLMINENNGNPQNFLDVLTKNFIGSHSNRHLIVDNCKTMFFAGHETTANTISFTLILLAHHAEWQNRARDEVVEIIKDGKILTADMLNRMKILNMVIYETLRLYPPGPFMAKETSEEMKFGKFLIPKGVNVWLPLSALHRDPANWGADASVFNPERFANGISSACKLPFLFMPFGVGIRTCVGQNYAMTELKIVLALVLSKFSFSLSPEYKHSVACKLFFKPGNAVYLKLERI; encoded by the exons ATGCAGCATCCGTATCATTCCTCTAGGCAGAAGAAAGAGCACAGCCAAGCTCAGATGACTATGGTTTCTTCAACTGCCACTGTGCTCCTCTCTGTGTTCCTCGTGGGTCTGACTTGCTTGGCCATATACCTGTCCCATCTCTTCTGGCTTAAGCCCCAGAGGTTCCGAAACAAGCTCCGGAGGCAGGGAATTCATGGCCCAGCACCTTCGTTTTTCTTCGGCAACATTCCTGATGTCAAAAAGATCCATTCGGAGATGGCTCAGAAGAGGGCTCAGCAGGGCCAAAATACAGATCCAATATCAAATGATTATATGTCCCAGCTCTTTCCTCACATAGACAAATGGACGGACGATTACG GTTCAGTATTCACGTTCACCCTTGGGAACATGGTAGTTGTATGCTTAGGGGACTTAGATGCAGTGAAGGATTTCTGCCAGAATAGATCTCCCGAATTCGGGAGGTCTTCTTACATAAAGAATAGCAGGGGAGTCCTATTTGGCGATGGCATTATAACTGCAAAAGGAGCATCTTGGGTTCAGCAGAGGAAGATCATTAATCCTGAGTTCTTTCCAGACAAAGTTAAG GgtatgatgaagatgatgatagAATCTGTGACACAATTGATGGGAAAATGGGAAGCCAAGGTCGAAGGAGGAGGTGGGATTGCCACTctacaggttgatgaggatCTGAGAAATCTGTCTGCAGAAGTGATCTCAAAAACTTGCTTTGGAAACAACTACTCTCACGGAATGGAGATTTTCTCAAAGATGTTGGAGATTCTTGATTTGCTCAGCAAGCAATACTCCTCTGTCGGTATTCCAGGACAAAA ATACATGCCCACCAAGACAAACCGGGAAGTCTGGAGGCTTGGGAAGGAAGTCAAAAAGTCTATCATGAATCTGATGATCAACGAAAACAACGGGAACCCACAGAATTTTCTAGACGTCCTTACGAAAAACTTCATTGGTTCCCACAGCAACCGTCATCTCATAGTGGACAATTGCAAGACTATGTTCTTTGCTGGGCATGAGACTACTGCAAATACCATTTCGTTCACTCTGATACTCTTAGCACATCATGCGGAGTGGCAGAACCGAGCACGGGATGAGGTGGTTGAGATTATTAAAGACGGGAAAATCCTTACTGCTGATATGCTAAACAGAATGAAAATT TTAAATATGGTGATATATGAGACTCTGCGTTTATATCCGCCTGGTCCTTTCATGGCAAAAGAGACAAGCGaggagatgaaattcgggaaATTTCTGATCCCCAAAGGAGTCAATGTTTGGCTTCCTTTGTCAGCACTACATCGAGACCCGGCCAACTGGGGAGCTGATGCAAGTGTATTCAATCCAGAAAGGTTCGCGAATGGGATCTCTTCTGCATGCAAgctcccttttcttttcatgcCCTTCGGAGTTGGAATACGAACTTGTGTAGGCCAGAACTATGCCATGACAGAGCTGAAGATAGTACTTGCCCTAGTATTATCGAAGTTTAGTTTCAGTTTGTCTCCAGAATACAAGCATTCCGTGGCATGCAAGCTGTTCTTTAAGCCCGGCAATGCAGTTTATCTCAAGCTAGAGAGAATCTGA
- the LOC116196899 gene encoding CASP-like protein 1C1, producing MEKNPKRILALLLRVLALGAAVSATIVMATSHERANFFTASFEAEYSDTPAFKYFVIVNAVVSAYSLIALFVPWGSLLRRLLVTLDLLVTMLLTSSISAALAIAQVGKKGNSHAGWLPICGQVPKYCDHVTGALAAGFAAVIIYTILLMFSVHSVLNDLLN from the exons ATGGAGAAAAATCCTAAGAGGATTTTAGCCCTTCTCTTGAGGGTGCTCGCACTGGGGGCGGCTGTGTCAGCAACCATTGTCATGGCCACGAGCCATGAGAGGGCCAATTTCTTCACGGCGTCCTTCGAGGCTGAGTATAGCGACACTCCTGCCTTCAA GTACTTTGTGATCGTCAATGCTGTTGTGAGTGCGTACAGCTTAATAGCCCTCTTCGTGCCCTGGGGGAGCTTGCTACGAAGATTACTCGTCACCTTGGATCTG CTTGTGACAATGCTGCTGACTTCAAGCATCTCCGCCGCACTGGCAATTGCTCAGGTGGGGAAAAAGGGAAATTCACATGCTGGGTGGCTCCCGATCTGTGGACAAGTCCCCAAGTACTGTGATCATGTTACGGGAGCTCTAGCGGCTGGTTTTGCGGCTGTCATAATATACACAATTCTCCTGATGTTCTCCGTCCATTCTGTCCTAAATGACCTTCTCAATTGA
- the LOC116196898 gene encoding riboflavin synthase produces the protein MALSPSLCRAPKALLLAPTFNLPRSPNTPFKPSFTVAANFRSSFFSLSLSVQKPRPLLHPRRHQTLATRCLFTGIVEEMGQVKSLGPVDDGFVMTVAAKTVLEDVHLGDSIAVNGTCLTVTEFDTGLSEFTVGLAPETLRKTSLVELGVGSKVNLERAVGPTGRMGGHFVQGHVDGTGEIVSMESEEDSLWVKVRTGKEILRYIVPKGFIAVDGTSLTVVDVNDEEEWFSFMLVAYTQQKIVIPLKKAGQKVNLEVDILGKYVERLLSSGFVESFKSS, from the coding sequence ATGGCACTCTCTCCGTCACTCTGCAGGGCCCCAAAGGCCCTTCTTTTGGCTCCGACATTCAATCTTCCCCGCAGCCCCAACACCCCATTCAAACCCAGCTTCACAGTGGCCGCCAATTTCAGGTCGTCCttcttctccctctccctctccgtACAAAAGCCCCGACCTTTACTCCACCCACGCCGCCACCAAACCCTAGCAACGCGGTGCCTCTTCACCGGAATCGTGGAGGAAATGGGCCAAGTCAAGAGCTTGGGCCCGGTTGATGATGGGTTCGTCATGACAGTCGCTGCCAAGACCGTTCTCGAGGACGTCCACCTCGGGGACAGCATTGCCGTGAACGGTACGTGCCTCACCGTGACCGAATTCGACACGGGGTTATCGGAATTCACTGTCGGTTTGGCCCCGGAGACCCTGAGGAAGACCTCCCTCGTTGAGCTTGGGGTGGGCTCGAAGGTGAACCTGGAGCGCGCGGTCGGCCCTACGGGCAGAATGGGCGGCCACTTCGTGCAAGGTCATGTCGATGGGACGGGGGAGATAGTGTCCATGGAGTCCGAGGAGGACTCCCTGTGGGTTAAGGTTAGGACCGGGAAGGAGATCTTGAGGTACATTGTGCCCAAGGGATTCATAGCAGTGGACGGGACTAGTTTGACTGTGGTCGATGTGAATGATGAGGAGGAGTGGTTTAGTTTCATGTTGGTGGCTTATACTCAGCAGAAGATTGTGATACCTTTGAAGAAAGCTGGGCAGAAGGTGAACTTGGAGGTTGATATTTTGGGGAAGTATGTTGAGAGGCTTCTTAGCAGCGGGTTTGTCGAGTCATTCAAGTCTTCCTGA